The following are encoded together in the Actinoplanes sp. N902-109 genome:
- a CDS encoding DUF2079 domain-containing protein: MSATAVCAPAATAPAVPRRAASPYWLAAVLFVIYLSWSVHRHLRLRTSGYDLGIFEQAVRGYAHLGAPEATLKAPGFNLLGDHFHPILVLLAPLYRLFPSPITLLSAQAALIAVSSIPITRLAVRVAGRGAAVSAGLAYGLSWGLQSAVDFDFHEVAFAVPLLAFGLTALAERRFTAAAGWTLPLIAVKEDLPATVAVIGLLIVLRGGRRPGATTTLVAICSGLVIVGAVLPALNPAHVYPYAGSVAGDGQDPLHRLLLPAVKLHTLVWLLAPTLFGALRSPLLLAVVPTLAWRFWAANPLYWGTGFQYSAVLMPIVFVAFLDALAAPGTGRAARAAAHTTAVLAVAATLLAPLPLRGLLSPGTWAGGAETRQVRSALARIPDDAEVAADNRLAPQLTARCVVLFHPDYPRADRRPEWVAVSVPADTSMAAPATMAAARDRLPALGYRVVLRTSGVIIFRRGAVDRPGPP, from the coding sequence ATGTCCGCAACCGCTGTCTGTGCCCCGGCTGCCACCGCACCGGCCGTCCCCCGCCGCGCCGCGTCGCCGTACTGGCTGGCTGCCGTTCTGTTCGTGATCTACCTCAGCTGGTCGGTGCACCGGCATCTGCGGCTCCGGACCAGCGGCTACGACCTGGGCATCTTCGAACAGGCGGTGCGCGGCTACGCCCACCTCGGCGCGCCGGAGGCGACGCTCAAGGCGCCCGGCTTCAACCTGCTGGGCGACCACTTCCATCCCATCCTCGTGCTGCTCGCCCCGCTGTACCGGCTGTTCCCGAGCCCGATCACGCTGCTGTCCGCGCAAGCCGCCCTGATCGCCGTGTCGTCGATACCGATCACCCGGCTCGCCGTCCGGGTCGCGGGCCGGGGTGCGGCGGTGAGCGCGGGGCTGGCGTACGGGCTGTCCTGGGGTCTGCAGTCGGCGGTCGATTTCGACTTCCACGAGGTCGCCTTTGCCGTTCCGCTGCTGGCCTTCGGGCTGACCGCGCTGGCCGAACGGCGCTTCACCGCCGCCGCCGGGTGGACGCTGCCGCTCATCGCGGTGAAGGAGGACCTGCCGGCGACGGTGGCGGTCATCGGGCTGCTGATCGTGCTGCGGGGCGGGCGGCGGCCGGGCGCGACGACGACGCTGGTCGCGATCTGCTCGGGCCTGGTGATCGTCGGGGCGGTCCTGCCCGCGCTGAATCCCGCGCACGTCTACCCGTACGCCGGGAGCGTCGCCGGGGACGGCCAGGACCCGCTGCACCGCCTCCTGCTGCCCGCCGTCAAGCTGCACACGCTGGTGTGGCTGCTCGCGCCGACGCTGTTCGGTGCGCTGCGCTCGCCGTTGCTGCTCGCTGTCGTCCCCACGCTGGCCTGGCGGTTCTGGGCGGCGAACCCGCTGTACTGGGGCACCGGCTTCCAGTACAGCGCCGTGCTGATGCCGATCGTGTTCGTGGCCTTCCTCGACGCGCTCGCCGCACCGGGGACCGGCCGTGCGGCGCGGGCGGCGGCCCACACCACCGCCGTGCTCGCCGTTGCCGCGACGTTGCTGGCCCCGTTGCCGCTGCGTGGCCTGCTGAGCCCGGGCACCTGGGCCGGCGGCGCCGAGACCCGGCAGGTCCGCTCGGCGCTGGCGCGCATACCGGACGACGCCGAGGTCGCTGCCGACAACCGGCTGGCGCCGCAGCTCACCGCGCGCTGCGTTGTCCTGTTCCACCCCGACTATCCCCGGGCCGACCGGCGGCCCGAGTGGGTGGCCGTCAGCGTCCCGGCGGACACCAGCATGGCGGCCCCCGCGACGATGGCCGCCGCCCGCGACCGCTTGCCGGCCCTCGGATACCGGGTGGTGCTGCGCACCAGCGGCGTCATCATCTTCCGGCGTGGTGCCGTGGACCGTCCGGGGCCGCCCTAG
- a CDS encoding alpha/beta hydrolase, with amino-acid sequence MRNVTIHPAAGDQPAPAVLVLPGGGYRYHAEHEGHGYARWLSGIGVHAFVFDYPLPADEPFPAPLSACRDVLRWIRDGDHGVRVDPQRVGVIGSSAGGHLAGLLATGAVLSIEEDAEPPRPDFAILAYAPADLRLLPDAPVSFLLNGRMELRDELSPARHVSKDTCRTFLWATAEDPPGFSNALAFATALFAAGVPVELHIYPQGRHGLGLAEDVPHTAQWSRACEAWLRL; translated from the coding sequence TTGCGCAACGTCACCATCCACCCCGCCGCCGGGGATCAGCCGGCGCCCGCCGTCCTGGTGCTGCCCGGCGGCGGCTACCGCTACCACGCCGAGCACGAGGGACACGGTTACGCCCGCTGGCTCAGCGGCATCGGCGTGCACGCCTTCGTGTTCGACTATCCGCTGCCCGCCGACGAGCCGTTCCCCGCACCGCTGTCGGCCTGCCGCGACGTGCTGCGCTGGATCCGCGACGGCGATCACGGGGTGCGCGTCGATCCGCAGCGGGTCGGCGTCATCGGTTCCAGTGCCGGTGGGCACCTGGCCGGACTGCTGGCAACCGGCGCCGTGCTGTCCATCGAGGAGGACGCCGAGCCGCCGCGGCCGGACTTCGCGATCCTCGCGTATGCGCCGGCGGATCTGCGGCTGCTGCCCGACGCCCCGGTGTCGTTCCTGCTGAACGGCCGGATGGAGCTGCGCGACGAACTGTCCCCGGCGCGGCACGTCAGCAAGGACACCTGCCGCACGTTCCTCTGGGCCACCGCCGAGGACCCGCCCGGGTTCTCCAACGCGCTGGCGTTCGCCACCGCGTTGTTCGCGGCGGGCGTGCCGGTCGAGCTGCACATCTATCCGCAGGGGCGGCACGGCCTCGGGCTGGCCGAGGACGTGCCGCACACCGCGCAGTGGTCGCGGGCCTGCGAGGCGTGGTTACGCCTCTGA
- a CDS encoding VOC family protein: MAITTTTHLNFRGDARAALEFYQSVFGGHLTVVAYGDFGMPKELPDADKVIFGQVTADNGFSIMAYDVPSQAPAAAPGAATTRENGMTLTGERFFVSVRGETAEEVSALWDKLADGAEIIEKFGPSQWAPGFGMLTDRFGVTWILDVAVAYAG, from the coding sequence ATGGCCATCACCACCACGACGCACCTGAATTTCCGCGGCGACGCCCGCGCGGCGCTGGAGTTCTACCAGTCCGTCTTCGGCGGCCACCTCACTGTCGTCGCTTACGGCGATTTCGGTATGCCGAAGGAACTCCCGGACGCCGACAAGGTCATCTTCGGCCAGGTCACCGCCGACAACGGGTTCAGCATCATGGCCTACGACGTACCCAGCCAGGCACCTGCGGCCGCACCGGGCGCAGCCACCACCCGCGAGAACGGCATGACGCTGACCGGCGAACGGTTCTTCGTCTCCGTCCGCGGCGAGACCGCCGAGGAAGTCAGCGCCTTGTGGGACAAGCTCGCCGACGGCGCCGAGATCATCGAGAAGTTCGGGCCCTCGCAGTGGGCGCCGGGCTTCGGGATGCTGACCGACCGGTTCGGCGTCACCTGGATCCTCGACGTCGCCGTGGCCTACGCCGGCTGA
- a CDS encoding response regulator: MSRILVVDDDDQLRRALRINLSARKYDVSTAADGTSALTTAGHTPPDLALVDLGLPDMDGVDVVRGLRGWTSIPIIILSARDDQAGKVQALDAGADDYVTKPFGLDELLARIRAALRRAAPHPEAAEITTADFTIDLGAKRLTSAAGTDIRLTPIEWRMLEALARHPDKLVAQKQLLREVWGPQYENETGYLRVHLANLRRKLEPDPGRPRYLITEPGIGYRFTP, encoded by the coding sequence GTGAGCCGCATCCTCGTCGTGGACGATGACGACCAGCTACGGCGGGCGCTGCGGATCAACCTCAGCGCCCGCAAGTACGACGTCAGCACCGCCGCCGACGGCACCTCCGCCCTGACCACCGCCGGGCACACCCCACCCGACCTCGCCCTGGTCGACCTCGGCCTGCCCGACATGGACGGCGTCGACGTCGTCCGCGGCCTGCGCGGCTGGACCAGCATCCCGATCATCATCCTGTCCGCCCGCGACGACCAGGCCGGCAAGGTACAGGCCCTCGACGCCGGCGCCGACGACTACGTCACCAAACCGTTCGGCCTCGACGAACTGCTCGCCCGCATCCGGGCTGCCCTGCGCCGCGCCGCGCCGCACCCCGAAGCCGCCGAGATCACGACCGCCGACTTCACCATCGACCTGGGCGCCAAACGCCTCACCAGCGCCGCCGGCACCGACATCCGCCTCACCCCCATCGAATGGCGGATGCTGGAGGCCCTGGCCCGCCACCCCGACAAACTCGTCGCCCAGAAACAACTGCTGCGCGAGGTGTGGGGCCCGCAGTACGAGAACGAAACCGGCTACCTGCGCGTCCACCTGGCCAACCTGCGCCGCAAGCTCGAACCCGACCCGGGCCGCCCGCGCTACCTGATCACCGAACCGGGCATCGGCTACCGCTTCACCCCTTGA
- a CDS encoding Lrp/AsnC family transcriptional regulator has protein sequence MEEIDRAIVGALTADGRLSYTDLAERVGLSVSAVHQRVRRLEQRGVIAGYTARVSYEALELPLTAFVAIRPFDPSQPDDAPERLAHLAEIDSCYSVAGEDFYMLLVRVASPTDLERLLQEIRTAANVTTRTTVVLSTPYENRPPRIASEA, from the coding sequence GTGGAAGAGATCGACCGGGCGATCGTGGGCGCCCTCACCGCGGACGGGCGGCTGTCCTACACCGATCTCGCCGAGCGGGTCGGGCTCAGCGTGTCGGCCGTGCACCAGCGGGTGCGCCGGTTGGAGCAGCGCGGGGTCATCGCCGGGTACACCGCGCGGGTTTCGTACGAGGCGCTCGAGCTGCCGTTGACCGCCTTCGTGGCGATCCGCCCGTTCGACCCGTCCCAGCCCGACGACGCCCCGGAACGCCTCGCCCACCTGGCCGAGATCGACTCCTGCTACTCGGTGGCGGGGGAGGATTTCTACATGCTGCTGGTGCGCGTCGCCAGCCCGACGGACCTCGAGCGGCTGCTCCAGGAGATCCGCACGGCCGCCAACGTGACCACCCGCACCACGGTGGTGCTCAGCACGCCGTACGAGAACCGCCCCCCGCGCATCGCGTCAGAGGCGTAA
- a CDS encoding CsbD family protein codes for MSFSDKVKNKADELAGKAKQEIGDRRDDDRMVADGQRQEAAARTRQAGEHVKDAGRNVRDALS; via the coding sequence ATGAGCTTCTCTGACAAGGTCAAGAACAAGGCCGACGAGCTGGCCGGCAAGGCCAAGCAGGAGATCGGCGACCGGCGCGACGACGACCGGATGGTTGCCGACGGGCAGCGCCAGGAGGCGGCGGCGCGGACGCGGCAGGCCGGTGAGCACGTCAAGGATGCGGGTCGCAACGTACGCGACGCGCTCAGCTGA
- a CDS encoding YafY family protein encodes MPKTSARLLALLSLLQTRRDWSGTVLADRLDISLRTVRRDVDRLRELGYPIAAVKGPDGGYRLGAGTELPPLLFDDDQAVALTIALQTAATTLNSGLAEDAGRALNTIRQVMPSRLRHRLGALDVTAVQLPTTRPAEPVDGAVLLTISAAVRAREILRFDYGDDSTKPPRRVEPHHVVTRAGRWYLIAWDLDRDDWRTFRVDRISLRTPNGPRFTPRALPGADVAAYVNGIFRGSGDAAGNWPCQGTVLLDLPAATVALYTRDGLIEQISPGRCRLTLGSWSWPSLAAAIARYDADIEVVGPDELTEAFAHLARRFTRTAAGHASAQLPPGDGDVHEVSRR; translated from the coding sequence ATGCCGAAAACTTCTGCGCGACTGCTGGCTCTGCTGTCGTTGCTGCAGACCCGCCGGGACTGGTCTGGCACCGTGCTGGCCGACCGTCTGGACATCAGCCTGCGTACCGTGCGCCGCGACGTCGACCGGCTGCGCGAGCTCGGCTATCCCATCGCCGCGGTCAAAGGCCCTGACGGCGGCTACCGGCTCGGTGCGGGCACCGAACTGCCCCCGCTGTTGTTCGACGACGACCAGGCCGTCGCTCTCACCATCGCCCTGCAGACCGCCGCGACCACCCTGAACAGCGGCCTCGCTGAGGATGCCGGACGGGCGCTGAACACCATCCGCCAGGTGATGCCGTCCCGGCTACGGCACCGTCTCGGGGCACTCGACGTAACCGCGGTCCAACTGCCCACCACCCGCCCGGCCGAACCAGTCGACGGCGCCGTGCTGCTGACCATCAGCGCCGCCGTGCGAGCCCGCGAGATCCTGCGCTTCGACTACGGCGACGACAGCACCAAACCGCCGCGCCGTGTCGAACCACACCACGTGGTCACCCGGGCCGGGCGGTGGTACCTCATCGCGTGGGACCTCGACCGCGACGACTGGCGCACCTTCCGCGTCGACCGGATCAGCCTGCGCACCCCCAACGGGCCACGCTTCACTCCCCGTGCGTTACCCGGTGCAGACGTCGCCGCGTACGTCAACGGCATCTTCCGCGGATCCGGCGACGCCGCCGGGAACTGGCCGTGCCAGGGCACGGTGCTGCTCGACCTGCCGGCCGCGACCGTGGCGCTCTACACCCGTGACGGGCTCATCGAACAGATCAGCCCCGGCCGGTGCCGGCTCACCCTCGGGTCCTGGTCCTGGCCCAGCCTCGCCGCCGCCATCGCCCGCTACGACGCCGACATCGAGGTCGTCGGCCCGGACGAACTGACCGAGGCCTTCGCGCATCTCGCCCGCCGATTCACCCGAACCGCAGCAGGCCACGCCTCAGCACAGCTCCCTCCGGGCGATGGTGATGTCCACGAGGTCTCCCGGCGGTAA
- a CDS encoding 5'-3' exonuclease, with translation MTERPLLAVDAPSLYFRAFHGIPESAARTGAGEPVNAIRGFLDMIAQLVRTRRPDRLVCALDADWRPAWRVALVPSYKQHRVAHGDAEEVPAALEKQVPVLLQVLEAVGIPAFGVPGYEADDVLGTLAATQPAPVEVVSGDRDLFQLVDDERGTRLLYCGRGVAKLEDSDDAAVQAKYGVPARWYADFAAMRGDPSDGLPGVPGVGEKTAARLIARYGGVEQIVAALDDPDASFAPGLRTKLLAAKDYLAAALPVCKVALDVPLPEFDATLPAAPRDDAALLALAERWNLAGSAKRLIDALGG, from the coding sequence GTGACTGAGAGACCGTTGCTGGCCGTCGACGCGCCGAGCCTGTACTTCCGGGCGTTCCACGGCATCCCCGAGTCCGCCGCGCGCACCGGCGCGGGGGAGCCGGTCAACGCGATCCGCGGGTTCCTCGACATGATCGCCCAGCTGGTCCGCACCCGGCGGCCCGACCGGCTGGTCTGTGCGCTGGATGCCGACTGGCGACCGGCGTGGCGGGTGGCGCTGGTGCCTTCGTACAAGCAGCACCGGGTTGCCCACGGCGATGCCGAGGAAGTGCCGGCGGCGCTGGAGAAACAGGTGCCGGTGCTGCTGCAGGTGCTCGAGGCGGTGGGCATCCCGGCCTTCGGCGTGCCGGGTTACGAGGCCGACGACGTGCTGGGCACGCTGGCGGCGACCCAGCCGGCGCCGGTCGAGGTGGTCTCCGGCGACCGTGACCTGTTCCAGCTGGTCGACGACGAGCGCGGCACCCGGCTGCTGTACTGCGGGCGGGGCGTGGCCAAGCTGGAGGACAGCGACGACGCCGCGGTGCAGGCGAAGTACGGCGTGCCCGCAAGGTGGTATGCCGACTTCGCGGCGATGCGCGGCGACCCGAGCGACGGGCTGCCCGGGGTGCCCGGGGTGGGGGAGAAGACGGCGGCCCGGCTGATCGCCCGGTACGGCGGGGTGGAGCAGATCGTCGCGGCGCTCGACGACCCGGACGCAAGTTTCGCCCCGGGACTGCGCACCAAGCTGCTGGCCGCCAAGGACTACCTGGCCGCGGCGCTGCCGGTGTGCAAGGTGGCGCTGGACGTGCCGCTGCCGGAGTTCGACGCGACCCTGCCCGCCGCACCGCGCGACGATGCTGCGCTGCTCGCCCTGGCCGAGCGGTGGAACCTCGCCGGTTCCGCCAAGCGGTTGATCGATGCATTGGGGGGCTGA
- a CDS encoding acyl-CoA dehydrogenase family protein → MTVERILPTEESSELLGLTREIADGELAPRVAGHEQRGEFPRDVLRTLGAAGLLGLPYPEADGGAGQPYEVYLQVLEILAGSWLAIGEAVSVHTLACYPVAAHGTERQRKLLPDLLGGDQLGAFCLSEPQGGSDAAALTTRATRDGDDYVLTGTKAWITHGGQADFYSVFCRTGGPGAKGISCVLADAGTPGLLPQAPERLMGLRSSPPAQIVFDDARVGTDRLIGEEGSGFRIALEALDAGRLGIAACAVGLAQAALDHAAGYAQERTQFGRPIADFQGLGFLLADMATQVSAARALTLAAARLKDAGRPFSAEAAKAKLFATDTAMKVTTDAVQVLGGAGYVADHPVERWFREAKVLQIVEGTNQVQRMVIARSLKRR, encoded by the coding sequence GTGACGGTTGAGCGCATCCTGCCGACGGAAGAGTCCTCCGAGCTGCTCGGGCTGACCCGTGAGATCGCCGACGGCGAGCTCGCCCCCCGGGTCGCCGGCCACGAGCAGCGCGGCGAGTTCCCCCGCGACGTGCTGCGCACCCTGGGCGCCGCGGGCCTGCTCGGGCTGCCCTACCCCGAGGCCGACGGCGGTGCCGGTCAGCCGTACGAGGTCTATCTGCAGGTCCTGGAGATCCTCGCCGGGTCGTGGCTGGCCATCGGCGAGGCGGTCAGCGTGCACACCCTGGCCTGCTACCCGGTCGCGGCGCACGGCACCGAACGCCAGCGCAAGCTGCTGCCCGACCTGCTCGGCGGCGACCAGCTCGGCGCGTTCTGCCTGTCCGAGCCGCAGGGTGGCAGCGACGCGGCGGCCCTCACCACCCGCGCCACCCGCGACGGCGACGACTACGTGCTGACCGGCACCAAGGCCTGGATCACCCACGGCGGGCAGGCCGACTTCTACAGCGTCTTCTGCCGTACGGGCGGACCGGGCGCCAAGGGCATCTCCTGTGTGCTCGCCGACGCGGGCACCCCCGGGTTGCTGCCCCAGGCCCCCGAACGGTTGATGGGTCTGCGCTCGTCCCCGCCCGCGCAGATCGTGTTCGACGACGCCCGGGTCGGCACCGACCGGCTGATCGGCGAGGAGGGCAGCGGCTTCCGCATCGCCCTGGAGGCCCTCGACGCGGGCCGGCTCGGCATCGCGGCGTGCGCGGTGGGCCTGGCCCAGGCCGCGCTCGACCACGCCGCCGGCTACGCGCAGGAGCGCACCCAGTTCGGCCGGCCGATCGCCGACTTCCAGGGGCTGGGCTTCCTGCTGGCCGACATGGCCACCCAGGTCTCCGCCGCCCGGGCGCTGACGCTGGCCGCCGCCCGGCTCAAGGACGCCGGCCGCCCGTTCTCGGCCGAGGCGGCCAAGGCCAAACTGTTCGCCACCGACACCGCGATGAAGGTGACCACCGACGCGGTGCAGGTGCTCGGCGGGGCCGGCTACGTCGCCGACCACCCGGTGGAACGCTGGTTCCGCGAGGCCAAGGTGCTGCAGATCGTCGAGGGCACCAACCAGGTCCAGCGGATGGTGATCGCCCGGTCCCTCAAGCGCCGATAA
- a CDS encoding DUF1775 domain-containing protein, with product MRNKIRITTVGLLAGFGVLALAGPALAHVEVSADKDTAGATDVTLTFSGEAENDDAGIKSEQVVLPEGIAPADVTLVKAPAGWSFSRTADGFTVAGKALKAGTDAEWKVKIAKLPDGQTRLSFKTLETYGDGEVSRWIEIQEAGADEPDNPAPLVTLKPGPEPAASATPSAPAATGTPAATGAAPSPAAGAVQAEPASTDQDDDGGSTWWIWVIAAVILGAGAVLVRRRYRSGS from the coding sequence GTGCGAAACAAGATTCGGATCACCACTGTCGGTCTGCTCGCCGGGTTCGGGGTGCTCGCTCTGGCCGGCCCGGCCCTGGCCCACGTCGAGGTCAGCGCGGACAAGGACACCGCCGGCGCCACCGATGTCACCCTCACCTTCAGCGGCGAGGCCGAGAACGACGACGCCGGCATCAAGAGCGAGCAGGTGGTGCTGCCCGAGGGCATCGCACCGGCCGACGTCACCCTGGTGAAGGCCCCGGCCGGGTGGAGCTTCTCGCGTACGGCGGACGGGTTCACCGTGGCCGGCAAGGCGCTCAAGGCCGGCACCGACGCCGAGTGGAAGGTCAAGATCGCGAAACTGCCCGACGGGCAGACCCGGCTGTCGTTCAAGACGCTGGAGACCTACGGCGACGGCGAGGTCTCGCGCTGGATCGAGATCCAGGAGGCCGGCGCGGACGAACCGGACAACCCGGCCCCGCTGGTCACCCTCAAGCCCGGCCCGGAGCCGGCGGCGAGCGCCACGCCCAGCGCCCCGGCGGCGACCGGCACCCCGGCGGCGACCGGCGCCGCACCGAGCCCGGCAGCCGGCGCGGTGCAGGCCGAGCCGGCCTCGACCGACCAGGACGACGACGGCGGCTCGACCTGGTGGATCTGGGTGATCGCCGCGGTCATCCTCGGCGCCGGTGCCGTCCTGGTGCGCCGCCGCTACCGCAGCGGCAGCTGA
- a CDS encoding class I SAM-dependent methyltransferase, which translates to MTEQATSFGTVAASYERGRPPYPQEALDWLLPTGTPRVLDLGAGTGKLTRQIAARGLDVTAVDPSAGMLDQLARVLPGVPAHRGSAEHIPLPDHSVDTVLCAQAWHWVDPARAVPEVARVLAPAGTLGLVWNLRDERTDWVRRLGEIIHSPEFSRPTELGTRFGPVDKATFSWTHRLGLDQLLDLVASRSYVIMLGEAERATVLDNVRDLTRTHPDLAGRTEFDLPYTTECARATVDHAQSAG; encoded by the coding sequence ATGACTGAGCAGGCCACCTCCTTCGGAACCGTCGCTGCCAGCTACGAGCGCGGCCGCCCTCCGTACCCGCAGGAAGCCCTTGACTGGCTCCTGCCCACCGGCACACCGCGGGTGCTCGACCTCGGCGCCGGCACCGGCAAACTCACCCGCCAGATCGCCGCCCGCGGTCTCGACGTCACCGCCGTCGACCCCTCCGCCGGGATGCTCGACCAGCTCGCCCGGGTGCTGCCCGGCGTACCCGCCCACCGGGGCAGCGCCGAGCACATCCCGCTACCCGACCACAGCGTCGACACCGTGCTCTGCGCCCAGGCCTGGCACTGGGTCGACCCCGCCCGCGCCGTACCCGAGGTCGCCCGGGTCCTCGCCCCCGCCGGCACCCTCGGCCTGGTCTGGAACCTGCGCGACGAACGCACCGACTGGGTCCGCCGGCTCGGCGAGATCATCCACTCCCCCGAGTTCAGCCGCCCCACCGAGCTCGGCACCCGCTTCGGCCCGGTCGACAAGGCCACCTTCAGCTGGACCCACCGCCTCGGCCTGGACCAGCTGCTCGACCTGGTCGCCTCCCGCAGCTACGTCATCATGCTCGGCGAGGCCGAGCGCGCCACCGTGCTCGACAACGTACGCGACCTCACCCGCACCCACCCCGACCTCGCCGGGCGCACCGAGTTCGACCTGCCCTACACCACCGAATGCGCCCGCGCGACCGTGGATCATGCACAATCGGCGGGGTGA
- a CDS encoding KamA family radical SAM protein: MTQPAGQPYEYARRPLHEPDWTRFPGWRDVTTQQWENAQWQRSHCIKNINQLRAVLGDQLDDTFYADLATDQQRLATMSMLVPPQMLNTMVPDGPVTTAAFYADPIRRYMIPVATDRHLDWPSHPHATRDSLHEHDMWVAEGLTHRYPTKVLAELLSTCPQYCGHCTRMDLVGNSTPLVDKLKLTLKPVDRYDAHLTYLKTHPGVRDVVVSGGDVANVPWKQLETYLMGLLSVPTVRDIRLATKALMGLPQHWLQPDVVEGLNRVAITAQRRGVNLAVHTHVNHVNSLTPLVAKAAHTLLEIGVRDVRNQGVLMRGVNATTTDLLDLCFALQGEAGILPYYFYMCDMIPNAEHWRVPVWHAQQLQHDMMGYLPGYATPRIVCDVPFVGKRWVHMLTEYDREHGISYWTKNYRTSIERDDTEALNKLHAYYDPIDTLPQSGQDWWRKQTTDA; encoded by the coding sequence GTGACCCAACCCGCCGGCCAGCCATACGAATACGCCCGCCGCCCCCTGCACGAACCCGACTGGACCCGCTTCCCCGGCTGGCGCGACGTCACCACCCAGCAATGGGAAAACGCCCAATGGCAACGCTCCCACTGCATCAAGAACATCAACCAGCTACGCGCCGTCCTCGGCGACCAGCTCGACGACACCTTCTACGCCGACCTGGCCACCGACCAGCAACGCCTCGCCACGATGTCCATGCTCGTGCCGCCGCAGATGCTCAACACCATGGTCCCCGACGGCCCCGTCACCACCGCCGCCTTCTACGCCGACCCCATCCGGCGCTACATGATCCCCGTCGCCACCGACCGCCACCTCGACTGGCCCTCCCACCCCCACGCCACCCGCGACAGCCTGCACGAACACGACATGTGGGTCGCCGAGGGCCTCACCCACCGCTACCCCACCAAAGTCCTCGCCGAACTCCTGTCCACCTGCCCCCAGTACTGCGGGCACTGCACCCGCATGGACCTCGTCGGCAACAGCACCCCCCTGGTCGACAAACTCAAACTCACCCTCAAACCCGTCGACCGCTACGACGCCCACCTCACCTACCTCAAAACCCACCCCGGCGTCCGCGACGTCGTCGTCTCCGGCGGCGACGTCGCCAACGTCCCCTGGAAACAACTCGAGACCTACCTCATGGGACTGCTCAGCGTCCCCACCGTGCGCGACATCCGGCTCGCCACCAAAGCCCTCATGGGCCTGCCTCAGCACTGGCTGCAGCCCGACGTCGTCGAAGGCCTCAACCGCGTCGCCATCACCGCCCAGCGCCGCGGCGTCAACCTCGCCGTGCACACCCACGTCAACCACGTCAACTCACTGACACCCCTGGTCGCCAAGGCCGCACACACCCTGCTCGAGATCGGCGTACGCGACGTACGCAACCAGGGCGTCCTCATGCGCGGCGTCAACGCCACCACCACTGATCTGCTCGACCTCTGCTTCGCCCTGCAAGGCGAAGCCGGCATCCTGCCCTACTACTTCTACATGTGCGACATGATCCCCAACGCCGAGCACTGGCGCGTCCCCGTCTGGCACGCCCAGCAACTCCAGCACGACATGATGGGCTACCTGCCCGGATACGCCACCCCGCGGATCGTCTGCGACGTCCCCTTCGTCGGCAAACGCTGGGTCCACATGCTCACCGAGTACGACCGCGAGCACGGCATCTCCTACTGGACCAAGAACTACCGCACCTCCATCGAACGCGACGACACCGAAGCGCTCAACAAGCTGCACGCCTACTACGACCCGATCGACACGCTGCCGCAGTCCGGCCAGGACTGGTGGCGCAAACAAACCACCGACGCATGA